A stretch of the Vanacampus margaritifer isolate UIUO_Vmar chromosome 6, RoL_Vmar_1.0, whole genome shotgun sequence genome encodes the following:
- the samtor gene encoding LOW QUALITY PROTEIN: S-adenosylmethionine sensor upstream of mTORC1 (The sequence of the model RefSeq protein was modified relative to this genomic sequence to represent the inferred CDS: inserted 2 bases in 1 codon), whose protein sequence is MDSSDDVETGETERHPALFYMPIPDASPAKHEQEKLSGVVKNVHRKLRRKYREVGDFDKIWREHCEDEQTLSEYAVAMKNLADNHWAANCEKEGRIDWCHSVCQEYFRDGGMKRMLEKDAKSASFSASPTEAXLRVEGHLVSAKWTIQMFEPELMLCCSPGAPMGKIRLLDVGSCFNPFKKFDEVLTVGIDIVPAVESVYKCDFLNLQLQRPLQLTGDAVEAFLRHLHNPIDALPGQLFHVVVFSLLLSYFPSPYQRWICCKKAHELLDLHGLLLIITPDSSHQNRHALMMRSWRVAVESLGFKRYKYVKYSHMHLIAFRKVSLATTSDLVSRNYPEMLYIPQDFHPSEEDEGGEAQARSDFEDDQLAWAFSELPDACDSDSGESQSGSVPGFQELEDPILLQT, encoded by the exons ATGGACTCCAGCGACGACGTCGAGACCGGGGAGACGGAGAGACACCCGGCACTATTCTACATGCCCATTCCCGACGCGTCCCCGGCTAAGCATGAACAAGAAAAGCTGTCGGGGGTGGTGAAAAACGTCCACCGAAAGCTCCGCAGGAAATACAGGGAAG TGGGCGACTTTGACAAAATCTGGCGCGAGCACTGCGAGGACGAGCAAACGCTGAGCGAGTACGCTGTGGCCATGAAGAACCTCGCCGATAATCATTGGGCAGCCAACTGCGAAAAGGAGGGCCGCATCGATTGGTGTCACAG TGTGTGCCAGGAGTATTTCCGGGACGGCGGCATGAAAAGAATGTTGGAGAAAGATGCAAAAAGTGCCTCTTTCTCCGCCAGTCCGACTGAAGC TCTGCGAGTGGAAGGCCATCTT GTAAGCGCTAAGTGGACAATACAAATGTTTGAACCAGAACTTATGCTGTGTTGCAGTCCAGGTGCTCCCATGGGGAAAATCCGCCTCCTGGATGTGGGAAGTTGCTTTAACCCTTTCAAGAAGTTTGACGAGGTTCTAACAGTCGGTATCGACATCGTGCCTGCGGTCGAG AGCGTGTACAAGTGCGACTTCCTCAACCTCCAGCTCCAGCGGCCCCTCCAGCTGACGGGGGACGCAGTGGAGGCCTTCCTCCGCCACCTGCACAACCCCATCGACGCCCTGCCGGGGCAGCTCTTCCACGTGGTGGTATTCTCCCTGCTCCTGTCCTACTTCCCGTCGCCCTACCAGCGCTGGATCTGCTGCAAGAAGGCCCACGAATTGCTGGACCTGCACGGCCTGCTGCTCATCATCACGCCCGACTCCTCGCACCAGAACCGCCACGCCCTGATGATGCGAAGCTGGCGCGTGGCAGTGGAGTCGCTGGGCTTCAAGCGCTACAAGTACGTCAAGTACTCCCACATGCACCTCATCGCCTTCCGCAAGGTGTCGCTGGCCACCACCAGCGACCTGGTGTCGCGCAACTACCCCGAGATGCTCTACATCCCTCAGGACTTCCACCCCAGCGAGGAGGACGAGGGCGGCGAGGCGCAGGCTCGCTCCGACTTCGAGGACGACCAGCTGGCTTGGGCCTTCTCCGAGCTGCCCGACGCCTGCGACTCGGATTCCGGTGAGAGCCAGAGCGGCTCGGTGCCCGGCTTCCAGGAGCTGGAGGACCCCATCCTGCTCCAGACCTAG
- the LOC144053532 gene encoding uncharacterized protein LOC144053532 isoform X1 has protein sequence MTAAEPRTPRICQQRLPLRDGSPRSGPGRSPGHRVLRTRPAPRTNSVTMRCPRCSYDDLEKKGKFCRECGINLSFQSANSQDVHEEYLRPDEQEVKSPLVKQEEEEPLFVKEEAFEDDVTKTLLTFAPFKSNDEVMGESEEDRGAEPPSSSSTPQHMETEDVSEKYRCPERREPEFPGVKEEEDLQPLQVKEEEQPQPPNIKKEERLPPYIKEEEHFTELPVTAVHLKTEDECQYEENKGAELPSSSSRQQTTTEDDEDQADNRLPPMSDGEDASHSLHTSDYEQFDGDVTCHTDSKRWKCSQCGKTFGYKCHLRTHLIGHTGEKPFACSVCGQTFARKENLKIHTRIHTGEKPFACSVCGQVFAEKGHLVIHMRTHTGEKPFACSVCGQTFAKKENVKIHTRIHTGEKPFACSVCGQTFAHKLSLKIHTRTHTGEKPVVCSVCGQKFAQKGHLARHMRTHTGEKPFACSVCGQNFARKDSVKIHTRTHTGEKPFACSVCGQVFGEKGSLKKHTRTHTGEKPFACSVCGQNFARKENLKIHTRIHTGEKPFTCSLCCQRFPSKAEAERHECSGENSRDE, from the exons atgaccgccgccgaaccgaggacaccgagaatctgtcaacagcgtctccccttgcgggaCGGGTCTCCCCGCTCCGGCCCCGGCCGTTCGCctggacaccgggtcctgcgaaccagaccggcaccgaggactaacag TGTCACGATGCGGTGTCCCAGGTGTTCCTATGATGATTTGGAGAAGAAAGGCAAGTTCTGCAGAGAGTGTGGCATCAACTTATCGTTCCAGTCTGCCAACAGCCAAG ACGTCCATGAGGAATATCTTCGTCCTGACGAACAGGAGGTGAAGTCTCCTCTTGTGAAACAGGAGGAAGAAGAGCCCCTTTTCGTCAAAGAGGAGGCGTTTGAGGATGATGTCACCAAGACACTACTGACCTTTGCCCCTTTTAAGAGTAACGATGAAGTCATGGGTGAGAGTGAGGAGGACAGAGGGGCGGAGcctccaagcagcagctcaactCCTCAACACATGGAGACAGAAG acgtcagtgaaaaatatcGTTGTCCTGAGCGGAGggagccagagttccctggtgtgaaagaggaggaggacttgcagcctcttcaagttaaagaagaggagcagccacagcctcccaacataaaaaaagaggagcggctgccgccatacattaaagaggaggagcatttcacagagttgcccgtgactgctgtccatttgaagactgaagatgaatgtcaatatgaagagaacaaaggggcggagcttccaagcagcagctcaagacaacaaacaacaacagaagatgatgaggaccaAGCAGACAATCGGTTACCTCCAATGTCAGACGGTGAAGACGCGTCACACTCTCTTCACACTAGTGACTATGAACAGTTTgacggtgatgtgacatgtcacactgacagcaaacgttggaaatgttctcagtgtgggaaAACTTTTGGCTACAAGTGTCATTTGAGAACCCATTTGATtggccacactggtgagaaaccttttgcctgttcagtttgtggtcaaacttttgctcgcaaggaaaacttaaaaatacacacaagaatccacactggcgagaagccttttgcctgttcagtttgtggtcaagttTTTGCTGAGAAGGGACACTTAGTAATTcacatgagaacccacactggagagaagccttttgcctgctcagtttgtggtcaaacttttgctaaGAAGGAAAAcgtaaaaatacacacaagaatccacactggagagaagccttttgcctgttcagtttgtggtcaaacttttgctcacaagctaagcttaaaaatacacacaagaacccacactggcgagaagcctgttgtctgttcagtttgtggtcaaaaatttgctCAGAAGGGACACTTAGCAAGGcacatgagaacccacactggagagaagccttttgcctgttcagtttgtggtcaaaattttgctcgcaAGGATAGCGTAAAAATACAcacgagaacccacactggcgagaagccttttgcctgctcagtttgtggtcaagttTTTGgtgagaagggaagcttaaaaaaacacacaagaacccacacaggagagaagccttttgcctgttcagtttgtggtcaaaattttgctcgcaaggaaaacttaaaaatacacacaagaatccacactggcgagaagccttttacctgctcactttgttgtcaaagattcccaagtaaGGCTGAAGCTGAGAGGCACGAGTGTTCTGGTGAGAATAGCAGAGATGAATGA
- the LOC144054189 gene encoding transmembrane protein 168-like: MRHFLRYCVSHCLQATMTRLEGVNGEGSVWSSVRCLGYMSGLNLLVALCLGLFVRWEESSDSTLLVIFILALLVLALAGVLYCYWGTERLSLSLLHLWFGFLLGLLCFVNSPDLNGDVKEQVANGLLLSSVTLRALWALLERMLGYARHRPAFLTSAERLQLTGFAAASTVLLIQKALSVAVLAGALCAVVVALRMKAVLALTNLACFAAISGDFFVKSLRVPTNPFALGCFFGLLLCDPLLDVYFSGLSVTERWQPFLRRRGLWRRLSLLPLLLLEVTFLGLAAQVLSHLDRWYLTIPALAACALFWAICHLVFFISLWGFHSKLSDCQWVCLRQSCGTNGLDKIMASKGMRHFCLISERLLRFTLGSTVALAALCWQASNSIFLSTFLLVLSLESVFHGLFHELGSSLGGTCVGYAVVVPTNYCSPDGHPVLLPPEQVQQLNLRSTAMLNDIQRFLSQHLIDTFGCDYSTGGVTLEALQAKLKAFMELRTADGPRHDTYVLFYSGHTHRTGDWALAGRDTLGLDQLLDWWREKNGAFRSRLILVLDCDHSLATAKAARHVDGVHVAVQGAAASPQRGDFLSHWVAYNCDGDGGVPWSRRGGAPVAVYGVSRRWADYALHLPTGADLNDHWRAYFPRVSHPVVRLALWCGGLSLLWPCAACLRCLKRVKLNWFPPAVLDTGQGFKLVRS, from the exons ATGCGACATTTTCTGCGGTACTGCGTCAGCCACTGCCTCCAAGCGACCATGACCCGACTTGAGGGTGTCAACGGGGAGGGGAGCGTGTGGTCGTCGGTCCGCTGCCTGGGCTACATGTCCGGCCTCAACCTGCTGGTGGCGCTGTGCTTGGGCCTCTTCGTCCGCTGGGAGGAGAGTTCCGATTCCACTCTGCTGGTCATCTTCATTCTGGCTTTGCTCGTCCTGGCGCTGGCCGGGGTGTTGTACTGCTACTGGGGCACGGAACGGCTCAGCCTCAGCCTCCTCCATCTTTGGTTCGGCTTCCTTCTGGGTCTTCTGTGTTTCGTCAACAGCCCCGACCTGAACGGTGACGTCAAGGAGCAGGTGGCCAATGGTCTGCTGCTGTCCAGCGTGACCCTGAGGGCTCTGTGGGCGCTTCTGGAGAGGATGCTGGGTTACGCCAGGCACCGGCCCGCCTTCCTCACCTCGGCCGAGCGACTCCAACTGACGGGCTTCGCCGCCGCCAGCACGGTGCTGCTCATCCAGAAAGCCCTGAGCGTCGCGGTGCTGGCCGGCGCCCTCTGCGCCGTGGTGGTGGCGCTCAGGATGAAAGCGGTTTTGGCGCTGACCAACCTGGCGTGCTTCGCCGCCATCAGCGGGGACTTCTTCGTCAAAAGCCTTCGAGTCCCGACCAACCCGTTCGCCCTGGGCTGCTTCTTCGGCCTGCTGCTGTGCGACCCGCTGCTCGACGTCTACTTCAGCGGCCTCTCCGTGACCGAGCGCTGGCAGCCCTTCCTGCGGCGGCGAGGCTTGTGGCGCCGCCTCTCCCTGCTGCCCCTGCTGCTTCTGGAGGTGACCTTCCTGGGCCTGGCGGCGCAGGTGCTCAGCCACCTGGACCGCTGGTATCTGACCATCCCGGCGTTGGCGGCCTGCGCGCTTTTCTGGGCCATCTGCCACTTGGTGTTCTTCATCAGCCTGTGGGGCTTTCACAGCAAGCTCAGCGACTGCCAGTGGGTTTGCCTGAGGCAGAGTTGCGGGACGAACGGGCTGGACAAGATCATGGCCTCCAAGGGCATGAGACACTTTTGCCTCATCTCCGAGCGCCTGTTGCGCTTCACGCTGGGCTCCACCGTGGCGCTCGCCGCTCTGTGCTGGCAG GCGTCCAACAGCATCTTCTTGAGCACCTTCTTGCTGGTTCTTTCTCTGGAGTCCGTCTTCCACGGCCTCTTCCATGAGCTGGGCAGCAGCCTGGGAGGAACTTGTGTGGGCTACGCCGTGGTCGTCCCCACTAACTACTGCAG TCCGGACGGGCATCCGGTCCTGCTGCCCCCCGAGCAGGTGCAGCAGCTCAACCTGCGCTCCACGGCCATGCTGAACGACATCCAGCGCTTCCTGTCACAGCACCTGATCGACACCTTCGGGTGCGACTACTCCACCGGCGGCGTCACGCTGGAGGCGCTGCAGGCCAAGCTCAAGGCCTTCATGGAGCTGCGCACCGCCGACGGCCCCCGCCACGACACCTACGTGCTCTTCTACAGCGGCCACACGCACCGCACTGGCGACTGGGCGCTGGCAG GCAGAGACACGCTCGGTCTGGACCAGCTGCTGGACTGGTGGCGTGAGAAGAACGGCGCCTTCCGCTCCCGCCTCATCCTGGTGCTGGACTGCGACCACTCGCTGGCCACGGCGAAGGCGGCGCGCCACGTGGACGGCGTCCACGTGGCCGTGCAGGGCGCCGCCGCCTCTCCGCAGCGCGGCGACTTCCTCTCGCACTGGGTGGCGTACAACTGCGACGGGGACGGCGGCGTGCCCTGGTCGCGGCGGGGCGGGGCGCCGGTCGCCGTCTACGGCGTGTCCCGCCGCTGGGCCGACTACGCGCTGCACCTGCCCACTGGCGCCGACCTCAACGACCACTGGAGGGCGTACTTCCCCCGCGTGAGCCACCCGGTGGTCCGCTTGGCGCTGTGGTGCGGCGGCCTCAGCCTGCTGTGGCCCTGCGCCGCCTGCCTCAGGTGCCTCAAGAGGGTCAAACTGAACTGGTTTCCTCCAGCCGTACTGGACACCGGACAAGGCTTCAAACTGGTCCGGTCTTAG
- the LOC144053532 gene encoding uncharacterized protein LOC144053532 isoform X2 — MRCPRCSYDDLEKKGKFCRECGINLSFQSANSQDVHEEYLRPDEQEVKSPLVKQEEEEPLFVKEEAFEDDVTKTLLTFAPFKSNDEVMGESEEDRGAEPPSSSSTPQHMETEDVSEKYRCPERREPEFPGVKEEEDLQPLQVKEEEQPQPPNIKKEERLPPYIKEEEHFTELPVTAVHLKTEDECQYEENKGAELPSSSSRQQTTTEDDEDQADNRLPPMSDGEDASHSLHTSDYEQFDGDVTCHTDSKRWKCSQCGKTFGYKCHLRTHLIGHTGEKPFACSVCGQTFARKENLKIHTRIHTGEKPFACSVCGQVFAEKGHLVIHMRTHTGEKPFACSVCGQTFAKKENVKIHTRIHTGEKPFACSVCGQTFAHKLSLKIHTRTHTGEKPVVCSVCGQKFAQKGHLARHMRTHTGEKPFACSVCGQNFARKDSVKIHTRTHTGEKPFACSVCGQVFGEKGSLKKHTRTHTGEKPFACSVCGQNFARKENLKIHTRIHTGEKPFTCSLCCQRFPSKAEAERHECSGENSRDE; from the exons ATGCGGTGTCCCAGGTGTTCCTATGATGATTTGGAGAAGAAAGGCAAGTTCTGCAGAGAGTGTGGCATCAACTTATCGTTCCAGTCTGCCAACAGCCAAG ACGTCCATGAGGAATATCTTCGTCCTGACGAACAGGAGGTGAAGTCTCCTCTTGTGAAACAGGAGGAAGAAGAGCCCCTTTTCGTCAAAGAGGAGGCGTTTGAGGATGATGTCACCAAGACACTACTGACCTTTGCCCCTTTTAAGAGTAACGATGAAGTCATGGGTGAGAGTGAGGAGGACAGAGGGGCGGAGcctccaagcagcagctcaactCCTCAACACATGGAGACAGAAG acgtcagtgaaaaatatcGTTGTCCTGAGCGGAGggagccagagttccctggtgtgaaagaggaggaggacttgcagcctcttcaagttaaagaagaggagcagccacagcctcccaacataaaaaaagaggagcggctgccgccatacattaaagaggaggagcatttcacagagttgcccgtgactgctgtccatttgaagactgaagatgaatgtcaatatgaagagaacaaaggggcggagcttccaagcagcagctcaagacaacaaacaacaacagaagatgatgaggaccaAGCAGACAATCGGTTACCTCCAATGTCAGACGGTGAAGACGCGTCACACTCTCTTCACACTAGTGACTATGAACAGTTTgacggtgatgtgacatgtcacactgacagcaaacgttggaaatgttctcagtgtgggaaAACTTTTGGCTACAAGTGTCATTTGAGAACCCATTTGATtggccacactggtgagaaaccttttgcctgttcagtttgtggtcaaacttttgctcgcaaggaaaacttaaaaatacacacaagaatccacactggcgagaagccttttgcctgttcagtttgtggtcaagttTTTGCTGAGAAGGGACACTTAGTAATTcacatgagaacccacactggagagaagccttttgcctgctcagtttgtggtcaaacttttgctaaGAAGGAAAAcgtaaaaatacacacaagaatccacactggagagaagccttttgcctgttcagtttgtggtcaaacttttgctcacaagctaagcttaaaaatacacacaagaacccacactggcgagaagcctgttgtctgttcagtttgtggtcaaaaatttgctCAGAAGGGACACTTAGCAAGGcacatgagaacccacactggagagaagccttttgcctgttcagtttgtggtcaaaattttgctcgcaAGGATAGCGTAAAAATACAcacgagaacccacactggcgagaagccttttgcctgctcagtttgtggtcaagttTTTGgtgagaagggaagcttaaaaaaacacacaagaacccacacaggagagaagccttttgcctgttcagtttgtggtcaaaattttgctcgcaaggaaaacttaaaaatacacacaagaatccacactggcgagaagccttttacctgctcactttgttgtcaaagattcccaagtaaGGCTGAAGCTGAGAGGCACGAGTGTTCTGGTGAGAATAGCAGAGATGAATGA